From a single Alloactinosynnema sp. L-07 genomic region:
- a CDS encoding MerR family transcriptional regulator, which translates to MRIAELSRRSGVAVPTIKFYLREGMLPPGERTSPNQAQYDDGHVRRLRLVRAMIDIGGLSVAAVREVLATVDSPVDNVDKLMGTVSKALVDEPADVDPDALAEVGALLEELEWGCGTDHPSVSSLAAVFTAAREIGHERLIAGMRRYAKACELIAAVDLDYVEGVAEVDRVLESVVVGTVLGDSALSALRRLAQTAESRRRYPPKADEDPAS; encoded by the coding sequence GTGCGGATCGCCGAACTGAGCAGGCGCAGCGGTGTCGCGGTGCCGACGATCAAGTTCTACCTGCGGGAGGGCATGCTCCCGCCGGGCGAGCGCACCAGCCCCAATCAGGCGCAATACGACGACGGGCACGTGCGCAGGCTGCGCCTGGTCCGCGCGATGATCGACATCGGCGGCCTGTCGGTCGCGGCGGTCCGGGAGGTGCTCGCGACGGTCGACTCGCCGGTGGACAACGTCGACAAGCTCATGGGGACGGTGTCCAAGGCGCTGGTGGACGAGCCCGCCGACGTGGACCCGGACGCGCTGGCGGAGGTCGGGGCGCTGCTGGAGGAGTTGGAGTGGGGGTGCGGCACCGACCACCCGTCGGTGTCGTCGCTGGCGGCGGTGTTCACCGCGGCCAGGGAGATCGGGCACGAGCGGCTCATCGCCGGGATGCGCCGGTACGCGAAGGCCTGTGAGCTGATCGCGGCGGTGGATCTCGACTACGTGGAGGGCGTCGCGGAGGTCGATCGGGTCCTGGAGAGCGTGGTCGTCGGCACCGTTCTGGGCGACTCGGCCCTTAGTGCCCTGCGCAGGCTGGCCCAGACCGCGGAGTCTCGCCGTCGCTACCCGCCCAAGGCTGACGAGGATCCGGCTTCGTAG
- a CDS encoding ABA4-like family protein, producing MTSLLFDLAFWVTVPFWGLMVVAPRWSWTHRIVSSPWIVLPTLVVWAILAVPLFPELWSAVTSPSLAKFQAFAADDGAVALLWAQIIAWDLFIGRWMYLESRTLNIHPLIMGPLLVFTILLSPIGLPVFLVLRARSRA from the coding sequence GTGACGTCACTGCTGTTCGACCTCGCGTTCTGGGTCACCGTCCCGTTCTGGGGCCTGATGGTCGTCGCGCCGCGCTGGTCGTGGACCCACCGGATCGTGTCGTCGCCGTGGATCGTGCTGCCGACCCTGGTCGTCTGGGCGATCTTGGCCGTGCCGCTGTTCCCCGAGCTGTGGTCGGCGGTGACGTCGCCGTCGCTGGCGAAGTTCCAGGCGTTCGCCGCCGACGACGGCGCGGTGGCGCTGCTCTGGGCGCAGATCATCGCGTGGGACCTGTTCATCGGCCGATGGATGTACCTGGAGTCACGCACGCTGAACATCCACCCCCTGATCATGGGACCCCTGCTCGTGTTCACCATCCTGTTGTCCCCGATCGGGTTGCCCGTGTTCCTCGTGCTGCGAGCGCGCTCCCGCGCGTAG
- a CDS encoding purine-nucleoside phosphorylase — protein sequence MTAIDIDIDPTAFAEQAAQALAARTGVDQHDIALVLGSGWKPAADAIGDLVAEVPMADLPGFLAPTVAGHGGTIRSVRVEDKRVLIVLGRTHLYEGHPIARVVHGVRTAAASGVRAIVLTNAAGCMVEGAKVGQPIVISDHLNLTARSPLVGADFVDLTDLYSPRLRAIAKEIDPTLIEAVYAGLPGPHFETPAEINMLRVMGAGLVGMSTVLEAIAARAAGVEVFGLSLVTNLAAGITGEPLNHEEVLEAGRVAASSMGTLLRELVLRS from the coding sequence GTGACCGCCATCGACATCGACATCGACCCCACCGCGTTCGCCGAGCAGGCAGCGCAAGCGCTTGCCGCCCGGACCGGGGTCGATCAGCACGACATCGCGCTCGTCCTCGGCTCCGGCTGGAAACCCGCCGCCGACGCCATCGGCGACCTGGTCGCCGAGGTGCCGATGGCCGACCTGCCGGGCTTCCTGGCCCCGACGGTCGCCGGGCACGGCGGGACGATCCGCTCGGTGCGGGTCGAGGACAAGCGGGTGCTGATCGTGCTCGGCCGCACGCACCTCTACGAGGGTCACCCGATCGCGCGGGTCGTCCACGGCGTGCGCACGGCCGCCGCGTCCGGGGTGCGCGCGATCGTGCTGACCAACGCGGCGGGCTGCATGGTCGAGGGCGCCAAGGTGGGCCAGCCGATCGTGATCAGCGACCACCTCAACCTCACCGCGCGCTCCCCTCTGGTCGGCGCCGACTTCGTCGACCTGACCGACCTGTACTCGCCGCGCCTGCGCGCGATCGCCAAAGAGATCGACCCCACGCTGATCGAAGCCGTCTACGCGGGCCTGCCCGGTCCGCACTTCGAGACCCCGGCCGAGATCAACATGCTGCGCGTGATGGGCGCGGGCCTGGTCGGCATGTCGACGGTCCTGGAGGCCATCGCCGCGCGCGCGGCGGGCGTCGAGGTGTTCGGGCTGTCGCTGGTGACGAACCTGGCCGCGGGCATCACCGGTGAGCCACTCAACCACGAAGAGGTCCTGGAGGCGGGCCGGGTCGCGGCGAGCTCGATGGGCACGCTGCTGCGCGAGCTGGTCCTGCGCTCGTGA